A single genomic interval of Macadamia integrifolia cultivar HAES 741 chromosome 6, SCU_Mint_v3, whole genome shotgun sequence harbors:
- the LOC122081652 gene encoding probable metal-nicotianamine transporter YSL7 isoform X2, translated as MQTIEDGRDPQQNVEEIKPFSIEQVFDTKTVPPWKEQLTTRAFVVSLVLSVLFSIIVMKLSLTTGVIPSLNVGAGLLGFFFVKTWTKLLQKSGMLKHDFTRQENTVIQTCVVASSGIAFSGGFGSYLFAMSDAIAKQSKEINKEQNIKNLSLGWIIGFLFVVSFLGLFSVVPLRKIMVIDYKLVYPSGTATAHLINSFHTPQGAKLAKKQIKELNKFFSFSFLWAFFQWFFTGGDGCGFSKFPTFGLKAFERRMYFDFSATYVGTGMICPYLINISILVGAILSWGIMWPLIETKKGDWYPADLPSSSSQGLQGYKIFIAIAMILGDGLYKLLIVLYQILSSLFQQYSHKKTGDLPITGTSTLVNPHFSYDDERRTDLFLKDQIPSWVALGGYVTIAAISTITLPYIFRPLKWYHVFIVYIFAPILAFCNAYGCGLTDWSLASTYGKLAIFTIGAWAGVANGGVLAGLAACGVMMNIVATASDLIQDFKTGYQTLTSPRSMFVSQIIGTAMGCIISPCIFWLFYNSFHNLGVPGSEYPAPNALVYRNISILGVEGFSSLPKHCLQLCYAFFAAAILVNLIRSTVGKKWAKFIPLPMAMAIPFYLGGYFAIDMCVGSLILFVWGKVDKTNAEAFGAAVASGLICGDGLWSLPSSVLALAGIQPPICMKFLSRKANAGVDKFLGS; from the exons ATGCAAACCATCGAGGACGGAAGAGACCCACAGCAGAATGTGGAGGAAATAAAGCCCTTTTCAATCGAACAGGTCTTTGATACTAAGACGGTTCCACCATGGAAGGAGCAGTTGACCACCAGGGCCTTCGTGGTTAGTTTAGTTCTAAGTGTTCTGTTCAGCATCATTGTTATGAAGCTTAGCCTCACCACTGGAGTCATACCTTCCCTTAATGTCGGTGCTGGGCTTCTTGGGTTCTTCTTCGTTAAGACATGGACCAAGTTATTGCAGAAATCTGGAATGCTCAAGCACGATTTTACTAGGCAAGAGAATACCGTCATTCAAACCTGTGTCGTTGCTTCCTCTGGCATTGCCTTCAGCG GTGGTTTTGGGAGTTACCTCTTTGCAATGAGCGATGCTATTGCtaaacaatcaaaagaaatcAATAAAGAACAGAACATTAAGAACCTATCTTTGGGATGGATCATTGGGTTTCTCTTTGTTGTTAGTTTTCTGGGTCTCTTCTCTGTGGTTCCTCTTCGGAAG ATTATGGTCATAGACTATAAACTGGTCTATCCGAGTGGTACTGCAACTGCACATCTTATCAACAGTTTCCACACTCCACAAGGAGCAAAATTAGCCAA GAAGCAAATCAAGGAGTTGAACAAGTTCTTCTCATTCAGTTTCTTGTGGGCATTCTTCCAATGGTTCTTCACTGGAGGGGATGGTTGTGGATTCTCAAAATTCCCTACATTTGGTCTCAAAGCATTTGAGAGAAG AATGTACTTCGATTTTTCTGCTACATATGTTGGAACTGGGATGATCTGTCCTTACCTCATAaacatttctattttagttggagCGATTCTCTCATGGGGTATCATGTGGCCTCTCATTGAAACTAAAAAGGGTGATTGGTATCCTGCAGATCTTCCCTCTAGCAGCTCTCAAGGCTTACAAGGTTACAAG ATTTTCATTGCTATTGCCATGATCCTAGGAGATGGTCTCTATAAACTATTGATAGTCCTCTATCAAATCCTCTCTAGTTTATTTCAACAGTACTCTCATAAAAAAACTGGAGATCTTCCCATTACTGGAACCTCTACTCTTGTGAACCCACATTTCTCCTATGATGATGAGCGGCGAACAGATCTCTTTCTCAAAGATCAAATACCATCTTGGGTTGCATTAGGAGGCTATGTTACCATTGCTGCCATCTCCACCATCACACTACCTTACATTTTTCGCCCGCTCAAGTGGTATCATGTCTTCATCGTCTACATCTTCGCACCGATCCTAGCCTTCTGCAATGCATATGGCTGTGGACTCACTGATTGGTCCCTAGCCTCAACATATGGGAAGCTTGCCATCTTTACCATTGGTGCATGGGCAGGGGTTGCTAATGGTGGAGTTCTCGCAGGTCTTGCAGCTTGTGGGGTCATGATGAACATTGTTGCCACAGCCTCTGATCTCATACAGGATTTCAAGACTGGGTACCAAACATTAACTTCACCTCGTTCCATGTTTGTGAGCCAGATTATCGGGACTGCAATGGGTTGTATTATCTCCCCTTGCATTTTTTGGCTCTTCTATAATTCCTTCCATAATCTTGGTGTCCCAGGGTCTGAATACCCTGCCCCAAATGCTCTCGTCTACCGTAACATATCAATATTGGGGGTTGAGGGGTTCTCAAGCCTACCAAAGCATTGCCTTCAGCTATGCTATGCCTTTTTTGCTGCAGCCATTCTTGTGAACTTGATTAGATCTACAGTAGGAAAGAAATGGGCAAAATTTATTCCACTCCCAATGGCCATGGCTATACCATTCTACCTTGGAGGCTACTTTGCAATTGACATGTGTGTTGGAAGCTTAATACTATTTGTGTGGGGAAAGGTTGACAAAACCAATGCAGAAGCATTTGGAGCTGCAGTAGCTTCTGGTTTGATTTGTGGGGATGGGCTTTGGAGTTTGCCCAGTTCAGTTCTTGCTTTGGCTGGGATTCAACCACCCATCTGCATGAAGTTTCTCTCAAGGAAAGCAAATGCCGGTGTTGATAAATTCTTAGGCTCTTAA